The following are encoded together in the Leptolyngbya sp. 'hensonii' genome:
- a CDS encoding cation-transporting P-type ATPase: protein MKSLVFAQVPIGEETVQCWHCSGVETLLTQFHTDVTEGLSQAVAQERLHQYGPNLLPEFASRSRWTMFLAQFKSMPVALLSVAALIAVITGGRADALVIMGVVLINAIIGYATENHSDRIIRSLEQLGTPTAQVVRAGERVQVSAPEVVPGDLVWLRSGTAIPADARIIEADQLQVDESALTGESIPVTKQVDPLTEPDVPLADRLNMVYRGTLVIGGQGRAIVVATGQQTEMGKVQTLVGQVEPAKTPIENQLDQVGSQLVLLCSVICGVVFVIGLLRGYELLEMLKTSISLAVAAVPEGLPAVATTILALGLWRMRQQKILIRRLGAVETLGALRSLCLDKTGTLTVNNMTVVELYADQTRLQIPTAEDLQSLQAHPSWLKLLQIVALCNDSELNGGGEHLALQGSSTENALLTLAIAAGVAVQPLRERYPRLKTWPRSTTQNWMATAHAAEQGTYLVAMKGNPIEVLDQCHAILDQGQPIALTPALRQQVLAENDRMASQALRVLGVAYGQTQTIDPGPESLTWLALVALADPIRPGVNAAIEVFHQAGIETIMVTGDQSLTASAIGQALNLSQGAPLKILDAADLARFSGPSSGSESGFAAHELDGSVHIFARISPANKLQVVQALQKTGKVVAMTGDGINDSPALKAADVGIAMGQAGTDAAREVADVILEEDNLDTIAIAIQQGRTIYGNIRKSVHFLIATNLSEIMVMLVSVSLGIGQPLNAIQLLWLNLVTDIFPGLALALEASEPEVLLQPPRDPQEPILPQAEFQRIFLESALLSFSALGAYGYAIWRYGIGPSASTVGFMSLTLAQLVHAISCRSKTRILLASKPRSANWYLAIALIFSIGLQLITLAIPQLQDLLHLSPLTWMDLGVILLSALLPLLINESTK, encoded by the coding sequence GTGAAATCATTGGTATTTGCCCAAGTCCCGATTGGAGAAGAGACGGTTCAGTGCTGGCATTGCTCAGGGGTTGAAACCCTGCTGACCCAGTTCCATACGGATGTGACAGAGGGGCTTTCTCAGGCTGTGGCCCAGGAGCGCCTGCATCAATATGGCCCCAACCTCCTGCCGGAATTTGCCTCCCGATCACGGTGGACCATGTTCCTGGCCCAATTTAAGTCCATGCCGGTGGCACTCCTCAGCGTCGCTGCCCTGATTGCAGTGATCACCGGAGGTCGGGCTGATGCCCTGGTGATTATGGGGGTCGTCCTGATCAATGCCATCATTGGGTACGCCACCGAAAACCATTCTGATCGGATCATTCGTTCTTTAGAACAGCTTGGAACGCCCACGGCTCAGGTGGTCCGAGCGGGAGAGCGGGTGCAGGTGAGTGCCCCAGAGGTGGTGCCTGGGGATCTGGTGTGGCTGCGATCGGGGACTGCGATCCCCGCTGATGCCCGCATTATCGAGGCGGACCAGCTCCAGGTGGATGAGTCGGCTTTGACAGGAGAGAGTATTCCGGTTACCAAGCAGGTGGACCCCTTGACAGAGCCGGACGTGCCCCTGGCCGATCGGTTGAATATGGTCTATCGGGGAACCCTCGTCATTGGGGGCCAGGGACGGGCGATCGTCGTTGCCACCGGACAGCAGACGGAGATGGGTAAAGTTCAGACCCTGGTGGGACAGGTTGAACCGGCAAAGACCCCGATCGAAAACCAGTTGGACCAGGTCGGGAGCCAACTTGTCCTTCTCTGTAGTGTGATTTGCGGTGTTGTTTTCGTGATCGGGCTGCTGCGGGGCTATGAACTTCTGGAGATGCTGAAAACCTCCATTTCTCTGGCAGTCGCTGCGGTTCCAGAAGGGTTGCCTGCTGTGGCGACAACAATCCTGGCCCTGGGGCTTTGGAGAATGCGGCAACAAAAGATTTTGATTCGTCGCCTGGGGGCGGTAGAAACCCTGGGGGCCTTGCGATCGCTCTGCCTGGATAAAACAGGCACCCTCACCGTCAACAACATGACCGTGGTGGAACTCTATGCCGACCAGACCCGGCTTCAGATTCCGACAGCAGAGGACTTGCAGTCCCTACAGGCCCACCCCTCTTGGTTGAAACTCCTGCAAATTGTGGCCCTTTGCAATGACAGTGAACTGAATGGCGGCGGAGAGCATCTTGCTCTCCAGGGTTCTTCTACTGAAAATGCCCTGCTGACCTTGGCGATCGCAGCGGGTGTTGCAGTGCAACCCCTACGGGAACGCTATCCCCGACTTAAAACCTGGCCCCGTTCCACCACCCAGAACTGGATGGCAACGGCCCATGCAGCGGAGCAGGGAACTTATTTAGTGGCCATGAAAGGCAATCCGATCGAGGTGCTGGATCAATGCCACGCCATCCTGGATCAGGGGCAGCCGATCGCCTTAACCCCGGCCCTGCGACAGCAGGTGTTGGCAGAAAACGATCGGATGGCCAGTCAAGCACTGCGGGTGTTGGGGGTGGCTTACGGCCAGACTCAAACAATTGATCCAGGTCCAGAGTCCCTCACCTGGCTGGCCTTGGTGGCCCTAGCGGACCCGATTCGGCCAGGGGTAAATGCGGCGATTGAGGTCTTCCATCAGGCCGGAATTGAGACGATCATGGTCACGGGGGATCAGAGTCTGACGGCCTCTGCGATCGGTCAGGCCCTTAACCTCAGCCAGGGGGCACCCCTGAAGATTCTTGATGCGGCAGATCTGGCCAGGTTCTCCGGTCCTTCCTCTGGTTCTGAGTCGGGGTTTGCGGCCCATGAGCTGGATGGATCGGTGCATATCTTTGCCCGCATCAGCCCGGCGAATAAGTTGCAGGTTGTCCAGGCTTTGCAGAAGACTGGCAAAGTGGTGGCCATGACCGGCGATGGTATCAATGACTCCCCAGCCCTGAAAGCAGCGGATGTGGGCATTGCCATGGGCCAAGCCGGGACAGATGCGGCCCGTGAGGTGGCGGATGTGATTCTGGAAGAGGATAATCTGGACACGATCGCGATCGCCATTCAGCAGGGCCGCACCATTTATGGCAATATTCGCAAGTCGGTCCATTTCCTGATCGCCACCAATCTGAGTGAGATTATGGTGATGCTGGTCAGTGTCAGTTTGGGGATTGGCCAACCCTTGAATGCCATTCAACTGCTCTGGCTGAATCTGGTCACGGATATTTTCCCAGGGCTGGCCCTGGCCCTGGAAGCCTCCGAACCAGAGGTGCTGCTACAACCCCCCCGTGATCCCCAGGAGCCCATTCTGCCTCAGGCGGAATTCCAGCGCATCTTTCTGGAATCTGCCCTGCTCTCCTTCAGTGCCCTGGGGGCTTATGGTTACGCCATCTGGCGCTATGGTATTGGTCCCTCCGCCAGTACGGTTGGCTTTATGAGTTTAACGCTGGCCCAACTGGTGCATGCCATCAGTTGCCGGTCTAAAACCCGAATTTTGTTGGCATCAAAGCCCCGATCGGCCAACTGGTATTTGGCGATCGCCCTCATCTTTTCGATCGGATTGCAGTTGATTACCCTGGCGATCCCCCAATTGCAAGATCTGCTACACCTTTCGCCCCTGACCTGGATGGACCTTGGCGTGATTCTCCTCAGTGCGCTGCTGCCCTTACTGATTAACGAAAGCACTAAGTAG
- a CDS encoding DUF4327 family protein, whose amino-acid sequence MRLPTIQYSLAMIQGEARALLEQGLINRRQPIYALCRCFPAQDWPYVESELERNEFLLRDRICDLLACEVWAED is encoded by the coding sequence ATGAGACTACCGACGATTCAATACTCATTGGCCATGATTCAGGGAGAGGCCAGAGCCTTACTCGAACAAGGACTGATTAACCGCCGTCAGCCCATCTATGCCCTGTGTCGTTGTTTTCCAGCTCAAGATTGGCCCTATGTGGAGTCTGAGCTAGAACGCAATGAGTTTTTACTCCGCGATCGAATTTGTGACCTGCTAGCCTGCGAAGTATGGGCTGAGGATTGA
- a CDS encoding RNA-binding protein: MAIYVGNLSYEVTQDDLTQTFSTYGTVRRVQLPMDRETGRFRGFAFVEMGSETEETAAIEALDGAEWMGRNLRVNKAKPREERGSSGGDWGNKGSSSRRY, from the coding sequence ATGGCTATTTATGTTGGTAATCTGTCCTACGAGGTTACCCAGGATGATCTGACGCAAACATTTTCCACCTACGGAACAGTTAGACGAGTGCAACTTCCGATGGACCGTGAAACAGGTCGGTTTCGTGGATTTGCCTTTGTTGAAATGGGGTCAGAGACAGAAGAAACTGCAGCCATTGAAGCACTCGATGGTGCTGAATGGATGGGGCGTAACCTCAGGGTCAACAAAGCGAAACCTCGTGAGGAAAGAGGTTCTTCTGGAGGAGATTGGGGCAATAAAGGGAGCTCTTCCCGTCGCTATTAA
- the rpsU gene encoding 30S ribosomal protein S21, whose translation MTQVIPGENEGIESMIRRFKREVSKAGIFPDMRKHRHFETPIEKRKRKVLAKHKQNKRKFRY comes from the coding sequence ATGACCCAAGTCATTCCTGGCGAAAATGAAGGCATTGAGTCAATGATACGTCGCTTCAAGCGAGAGGTATCTAAGGCAGGAATCTTTCCAGATATGAGGAAGCACCGGCATTTTGAGACCCCGATCGAAAAACGGAAGCGCAAAGTGCTGGCCAAGCACAAACAAAATAAGAGGAAATTTCGCTATTGA
- a CDS encoding helix-turn-helix domain-containing protein: MTSDNSFSEIERIILEALRQGDRTQGELFDLIVKSYPTLTQTLRKLKDRKLIETYFVVTETIPILTYRLLPKS; encoded by the coding sequence TTGACTTCTGACAACTCTTTCAGCGAGATCGAACGGATCATCCTGGAAGCATTACGGCAAGGAGATAGGACTCAGGGGGAACTCTTTGATCTCATCGTCAAAAGCTATCCAACCCTGACTCAGACGTTGCGCAAACTGAAGGACAGGAAGCTGATCGAGACTTATTTTGTTGTGACTGAAACCATCCCTATCCTGACCTACCGTTTACTTCCTAAAAGTTGA
- a CDS encoding pentapeptide repeat-containing protein, whose translation MNIRELLSRYAAGQRDFRGLNLVAANLRNVNLSGINLSGANLTKANLTRTNLSYANLTDAVLIGALLTETNLARANLTNADLNQVNLNQAILHGTRMADGKQASIQAHPIQMSV comes from the coding sequence ATGAATATCAGAGAACTTTTGAGCCGATATGCAGCAGGTCAAAGGGACTTTAGAGGCCTAAACCTGGTAGCCGCAAACCTGAGAAATGTGAATTTAAGTGGTATCAACCTGAGTGGGGCCAATCTGACGAAGGCAAACCTCACCCGAACCAATTTAAGCTACGCGAATCTCACGGATGCAGTTTTGATCGGAGCGCTTTTGACTGAAACCAATTTGGCCAGAGCCAACCTGACCAATGCTGATCTGAATCAGGTTAACCTCAATCAGGCAATTTTGCATGGAACCCGAATGGCAGATGGTAAACAGGCCAGCATCCAGGCTCATCCCATCCAAATGTCTGTCTGA
- a CDS encoding ATP-dependent RecD-like DNA helicase, translating into MEQSSPYEQLQGIVERLTFHSEESGYTVARLKVPRASELVTIVGSFANIQAGQTLDLTGLWKEHPKFGPQFQVTRYRETKPATLTGLEKYLGSGLIKGVGPVTAKRIVTHFGLDTLDIIENQIERLAEVPGIARKRVQMIQAAWATQKAIKEVMLFLQGHGVSTTYAVKIYKQYGDDAIATVTHNPYQLAIEVYGIGFVTADAIARNLGIAPDSEFRYRSGILHVLGEASEEGHCFLPQSDLAQRVVKRLALPDHQPQADQVLLLMGQMVIDRELIRTEEPIPSLDEPGYYAPPFYFAEQSLAGRVQQLLAQPLTVDLPRVQRWIERFIEKTGMPLSEQQRQAVEQAASQRVLVLTGGPGTGKTFTTRTIVALWRAMGKTLALASPTGRAAQRLAEMTGQEAKTIHRLLEFDPKQMKFKRDSDSPIPAQAIVVDEASMVDLFLGNSLLKAIAPEAQLLLVGDTDQLPSVGPGAVLQDLMASGVVPVVRLTEVFRQAQTSAIVTQAHRINKGQKLSLETVSDDPQSDCLWLAASEPEEGVQGIQDLITHLIPRLGFEPMQDVQVLCPMTRGVVGTRNLNLVLQQLLNPPAAGKAEIGQSGSILRLGDRIIQQVNDYDREVFNGDLGTILTLDPEEQEVTIQFGDRRVAYDYADLNEIALAYSVTTHKSQGSEYPVVILPIYMQHYPMLSRNLLYTGLTRARELAIFVGPQPAIALAVRQVRDRERYTGLADRLRG; encoded by the coding sequence ATGGAACAGTCATCTCCCTACGAACAGCTACAGGGCATTGTCGAACGGCTGACCTTTCATTCCGAGGAGTCGGGCTACACCGTGGCCCGACTGAAGGTGCCCCGTGCCTCCGAACTGGTGACGATCGTCGGCAGCTTTGCCAACATCCAGGCAGGGCAAACCCTAGATCTGACGGGGTTATGGAAGGAGCATCCCAAGTTTGGTCCCCAGTTCCAGGTGACCCGCTATCGGGAGACAAAACCGGCGACCCTGACGGGATTGGAGAAATACCTGGGCAGCGGCCTGATCAAGGGGGTGGGACCCGTGACCGCCAAGCGCATCGTGACCCATTTTGGTCTGGACACCCTGGATATTATCGAAAACCAGATTGAACGGCTGGCCGAAGTACCGGGCATTGCCCGCAAACGGGTGCAGATGATTCAGGCGGCCTGGGCCACCCAGAAAGCGATCAAGGAAGTCATGCTGTTCCTGCAGGGGCATGGGGTCTCGACCACCTATGCTGTCAAAATCTACAAACAATACGGGGATGACGCGATCGCCACCGTCACCCACAATCCCTACCAGCTCGCGATCGAGGTCTATGGGATTGGCTTTGTCACTGCCGACGCGATCGCCCGCAACCTGGGAATTGCCCCCGACTCCGAATTCCGCTACCGGAGTGGGATTCTGCATGTGCTGGGGGAAGCCTCCGAGGAGGGTCACTGTTTCCTGCCGCAGAGTGATCTGGCGCAGCGGGTGGTAAAACGGCTGGCCTTGCCCGACCATCAGCCCCAGGCGGATCAGGTCCTATTACTCATGGGACAGATGGTGATCGATCGGGAGCTGATCCGCACCGAGGAGCCGATTCCTTCCCTGGACGAACCGGGCTACTATGCACCCCCCTTCTACTTTGCCGAACAGTCCCTGGCCGGACGGGTGCAGCAACTGCTGGCCCAGCCCCTGACGGTGGATCTGCCCAGGGTGCAGCGCTGGATCGAGCGGTTTATCGAGAAAACGGGGATGCCCCTATCAGAGCAGCAGCGGCAGGCCGTCGAGCAGGCCGCCTCCCAGCGGGTGCTGGTCCTGACGGGGGGACCAGGCACCGGCAAGACCTTCACCACCCGCACGATCGTCGCCCTCTGGAGGGCCATGGGCAAGACCCTAGCCCTAGCTTCCCCCACGGGACGAGCGGCCCAGCGACTGGCGGAAATGACCGGCCAGGAGGCCAAGACCATCCATCGCCTGCTGGAGTTTGACCCGAAGCAGATGAAATTCAAACGGGATTCGGATTCCCCCATCCCGGCCCAGGCGATCGTGGTCGATGAAGCCTCCATGGTGGACCTGTTCCTGGGCAACTCCCTGTTGAAGGCGATCGCCCCGGAGGCACAACTGCTACTGGTGGGTGATACAGACCAGCTCCCCAGCGTCGGTCCCGGTGCGGTGTTGCAGGATCTGATGGCCTCCGGGGTAGTGCCCGTGGTGCGGCTGACGGAAGTATTCCGGCAGGCCCAGACCAGCGCGATCGTCACCCAGGCCCACCGGATCAACAAAGGCCAGAAGCTCAGCCTGGAGACTGTTTCTGATGACCCCCAATCTGACTGTCTCTGGCTGGCAGCATCGGAGCCAGAGGAGGGGGTGCAAGGGATTCAGGATCTGATCACCCATTTAATTCCCAGGCTGGGGTTTGAGCCGATGCAGGATGTGCAAGTGCTCTGTCCCATGACACGGGGAGTTGTAGGCACCCGCAATTTGAATTTGGTGTTACAGCAACTGCTGAATCCTCCAGCGGCGGGGAAAGCCGAAATTGGGCAAAGCGGATCCATCCTGCGGTTGGGCGATCGGATCATCCAGCAGGTGAACGACTACGATCGGGAGGTCTTCAACGGGGACCTGGGCACCATCCTCACCCTCGATCCAGAAGAGCAGGAAGTGACAATCCAGTTTGGCGATCGGCGAGTTGCCTATGACTATGCCGACCTCAACGAGATTGCCCTAGCCTACAGCGTCACCACCCACAAGAGCCAGGGCAGCGAGTACCCAGTGGTGATCCTGCCAATTTACATGCAACATTACCCGATGTTATCCCGCAATCTGCTCTACACGGGCCTCACCCGCGCCAGAGAGTTGGCCATCTTTGTCGGACCCCAGCCTGCGATCGCCCTGGCCGTGCGGCAGGTAAGGGATCGGGAGCGGTATACAGGGCTAGCCGATCGGCTGCGGGGTTGA
- a CDS encoding Uma2 family endonuclease produces MIAFPEKEDMTPVAYLDWEAQQETRYEYINGQVYAMTGGTIPHNAIAINLIAILRNQVRGGPCRVLGADAKVRITEQGPFFYPDVLVTCDDRDRRAFKFIQFPCLVVEVLSQTTEAYDRGSKFSQYRRLASLREYVLISSEQINVDIFRLNERGKWELTSYIASDTIQLTSIDFAFPLDLLYEEVEFLP; encoded by the coding sequence ATGATTGCATTTCCCGAAAAAGAGGACATGACTCCAGTGGCATACCTGGACTGGGAAGCACAACAGGAAACCAGATATGAATATATCAACGGTCAAGTCTATGCTATGACAGGGGGAACCATTCCCCACAATGCGATCGCCATTAACCTGATTGCAATCCTGCGAAACCAGGTGCGAGGTGGCCCCTGTCGGGTATTGGGCGCAGATGCCAAAGTCAGAATTACTGAGCAAGGACCGTTTTTCTATCCGGATGTTTTGGTAACTTGCGACGATCGCGATCGACGAGCGTTCAAATTCATTCAATTTCCCTGTTTAGTCGTCGAGGTTTTATCTCAAACCACCGAAGCCTACGATCGAGGCAGTAAATTTAGTCAGTATCGCCGTTTGGCCAGCCTCCGAGAGTATGTGCTGATCAGTTCTGAGCAAATCAACGTAGACATCTTTCGGTTGAATGAACGGGGCAAATGGGAACTGACATCCTATATCGCCAGTGACACGATTCAACTCACCAGTATTGATTTTGCCTTTCCCCTGGATTTGCTCTATGAAGAAGTTGAATTTTTGCCCTAA
- a CDS encoding tetratricopeptide repeat protein: MITLPPVLKKWQDRRELEIVQGWLRNEATAIVGLQGIGGIGKSWLAAYLYEQSTELGFGAVLWADVSQQPEFLAFAKKVYQTFARTLSPEQEQRFAAAGTTEQINVLLHCLRQQRYLLVVDNLETLLNLEQQWRDPGYHQFFSRWLAQGQTSAVLVTTREQPRSLREVPTWRMLEGLNAVAGGKLLAAWGVEGGEASLQQFSQLLNGHPLTLKLAATFLVNYCDGQLREAERLKLTEFEQMAKRATGEHRTVETCLEWILQQHWERLNPQQQTLLQNLSVYRVPFTIQAAISMVEDASERELETRQQLRELITRSLLEELGQATNRRYQVQAAIAHYVQWNVDLTQAHQKAAAYFDQQSRQQRLMAADEEDAAIPYLELFHHCCELGAYATALEVVYYGTDGRDDCDQFLALRGYSATRYQLYSRLGDSWPPETSKPFADFQKVFGDVLQFLKQSSEALNRYQEALQIYRQVGDRLGEANTLKAIGDVLQFLKQSSEALNRYQEALQIYRQVGARLGEANTLKAIGDVLQFLKQSSEALNRYQEALQIYRQVGARLGEANTLKAIGDVLQFLDQRDEALNRYQEALQIYRQVGDRLGEANTLLGLGSLQDDPVSALDYFQSAQQIYLQIGDRYSQGRNLLRFIVNAQLQLGQVEAAIASCEAASAIGTAIGVPVLRDYAAQKLAEIQGAN, from the coding sequence GTGATTACGCTGCCGCCGGTGCTGAAGAAATGGCAGGATCGGCGGGAATTGGAGATCGTCCAGGGTTGGCTCCGGAACGAAGCTACTGCGATCGTTGGGCTTCAGGGTATTGGGGGCATCGGGAAATCCTGGCTGGCGGCATACCTGTATGAGCAATCAACGGAGTTGGGTTTTGGAGCAGTGTTGTGGGCGGATGTCAGTCAGCAGCCTGAATTTCTCGCTTTTGCCAAAAAGGTCTATCAGACGTTTGCCAGGACCCTGAGCCCAGAACAAGAACAGCGGTTCGCCGCTGCAGGCACCACAGAGCAGATTAACGTCCTGCTGCACTGTCTGAGGCAACAGCGCTATTTACTGGTGGTGGATAATCTAGAAACCCTGTTGAACCTGGAACAGCAGTGGCGAGATCCTGGCTATCATCAATTTTTTAGCCGCTGGTTAGCCCAAGGCCAGACCAGTGCTGTGCTGGTGACCACGCGAGAACAGCCCCGATCGCTGCGAGAGGTTCCGACCTGGCGGATGCTGGAAGGACTGAATGCAGTTGCTGGAGGCAAATTGCTCGCAGCCTGGGGGGTGGAAGGAGGCGAGGCGAGCTTGCAACAGTTCTCTCAGTTGCTCAACGGGCATCCCCTGACCCTGAAACTGGCGGCTACATTTCTGGTCAACTATTGTGATGGGCAACTGAGGGAGGCGGAACGGCTCAAACTGACAGAATTTGAGCAGATGGCAAAACGGGCCACTGGCGAACATCGGACGGTGGAAACCTGTCTAGAATGGATTTTGCAACAGCATTGGGAACGACTGAATCCCCAACAACAGACTTTGCTGCAAAATCTGAGTGTCTATCGGGTTCCGTTTACGATTCAGGCGGCTATTTCTATGGTGGAAGATGCCTCTGAGAGAGAACTGGAAACTCGTCAACAACTACGGGAATTAATTACCCGATCGTTGCTGGAAGAGTTAGGACAGGCCACTAACCGGCGCTATCAGGTGCAGGCTGCCATTGCTCACTATGTGCAGTGGAATGTAGATCTGACCCAGGCCCACCAAAAAGCAGCAGCTTATTTTGATCAACAATCGCGCCAACAACGACTGATGGCAGCAGATGAAGAAGACGCAGCCATTCCTTACCTGGAACTGTTTCACCACTGCTGTGAACTGGGAGCCTATGCCACTGCCTTGGAGGTTGTTTACTACGGTACAGACGGCAGGGATGATTGTGACCAGTTTTTAGCGCTCCGAGGGTATAGTGCGACTCGTTATCAGCTTTACTCGCGGTTAGGGGACAGTTGGCCCCCGGAGACTTCAAAACCCTTTGCCGATTTTCAGAAAGTTTTTGGCGATGTCTTGCAGTTTCTCAAACAAAGCAGTGAAGCCCTGAATCGCTACCAGGAGGCGTTGCAGATTTATCGCCAGGTGGGGGATCGGCTGGGGGAAGCCAACACCTTAAAAGCGATCGGCGATGTCTTGCAGTTTCTCAAACAAAGCAGTGAAGCCCTGAATCGCTACCAGGAGGCGTTGCAGATTTATCGCCAGGTGGGGGCTCGGCTGGGGGAAGCCAACACCTTAAAAGCGATCGGCGATGTCTTGCAGTTTCTCAAACAAAGCAGTGAAGCCCTGAATCGCTACCAGGAGGCGTTGCAGATTTATCGCCAGGTGGGGGCTCGGCTGGGGGAAGCCAACACCTTAAAAGCGATCGGCGATGTCTTGCAGTTTCTCGACCAACGCGATGAAGCCCTGAATCGCTACCAGGAGGCGTTGCAGATTTATCGCCAGGTGGGGGATCGGCTGGGGGAAGCCAACACCTTACTCGGTTTGGGCAGTTTACAAGATGATCCGGTTTCGGCCCTGGATTATTTTCAATCTGCTCAACAGATCTATCTACAGATTGGCGATCGCTACAGCCAAGGGCGAAACTTGCTCCGGTTCATTGTCAATGCCCAACTCCAATTGGGTCAGGTGGAAGCGGCGATCGCCTCTTGTGAAGCGGCCTCTGCGATCGGAACTGCGATCGGTGTTCCCGTATTGCGTGATTATGCAGCTCAAAAACTGGCAGAAATCCAGGGGGCTAATTGA